TAGTGCCTGAACTAATTTATCAACATCTTCAGTAGTATTATAAATATAGAAACTCGCTCTCGCAGTTGAAGATTGATTTAACCATTTCATTAATGGTTGTGCACAGTGATGTCCAGCTCTTACTGCAACACCTTCAGAATCAAGCGCTGTTGCTAAGTCATGTGGATGCACGCCTTGAACATTAAAAGTGATTAAACCTGCTCTTTTATCTGGTGCTGGTCCATAAATATCTAATCCATCAATCTTAGACATTTCATTATATGCATACGTTACTAAATCATACTCATGTTGATGAATTTGGTCTAAACCGATTGAATCAATATATCTAATTGCTTCTGCTAATGCAATAGCTTCAGCAATCAATGGTGTACCCGCTTCAAATTTAGTCGGTAAATCTGTCCATGTTGCATCTTCCAAGCCAACAAAGTCAATCATATCTCCGCCAAATTCAATTGGTTCCATCTTATCTAATAATTCACGCTTGCCGTATAAAACACCGATACCTGTTGGTCCAAGCATTTTATGACCACTAAAGCTAAAGAAATCGACATCTAAATCTTGAACGTCCACTTGCATATGCGGCGCAGACTGTGCACCATCTACTGCAATAACAGCATTGTGTTTATGTGCTACTTCAGCAATATATTTAACATCATTGATTGTACCTAATACATTTGAAACGTGAGCGACTGCTACGATTTTTGTATTATCATTAATCGTGTTATCTATTGCTTCTTTCGCTAGTTCTCCACTTTCAGTCATTGGAATAAATTTAAGTGTTGCTCCTGTTCTTTTAGCAAGTTGTTGCCATGGCACAATGTTCGCATGATGCTCCATTTGTGTCACAACAATTTCATCACCAGCAGATACATTTGCATCTCCATAGCTATGTGCAACTAAATTGATGGCCGTTGTCGTACCTCTTGTAAATACAACTTCTTCAAAATATTGTGCATTAATAAATCTTCTAACTGTTTCACGTGC
The Mammaliicoccus sp. Dog046 genome window above contains:
- a CDS encoding cysteine desulfurase, with the translated sequence MGTERSDNVAESTFNVEKIIKDFPILEQQVNGKQLVYLDSSATSQTPIQVTESIADYYNRYNSNVHRGVHTLGTLATDAYEKARETVRRFINAQYFEEVVFTRGTTTAINLVAHSYGDANVSAGDEIVVTQMEHHANIVPWQQLAKRTGATLKFIPMTESGELAKEAIDNTINDNTKIVAVAHVSNVLGTINDVKYIAEVAHKHNAVIAVDGAQSAPHMQVDVQDLDVDFFSFSGHKMLGPTGIGVLYGKRELLDKMEPIEFGGDMIDFVGLEDATWTDLPTKFEAGTPLIAEAIALAEAIRYIDSIGLDQIHQHEYDLVTYAYNEMSKIDGLDIYGPAPDKRAGLITFNVQGVHPHDLATALDSEGVAVRAGHHCAQPLMKWLNQSSTARASFYIYNTTEDVDKLVQALNGAKEFFSYEF